From one Nothobranchius furzeri strain GRZ-AD chromosome 2, NfurGRZ-RIMD1, whole genome shotgun sequence genomic stretch:
- the LOC129154768 gene encoding trace amine-associated receptor 13c-like, which translates to MEIQNEAEFCFPQLNRSCRRPTPHWSEAVLLNIVLSFFSLITAVLNLLIIISVSYFRKLQKPANILILSLAVSDFLVGFLIIPFEIFRKTKCWILGNITCLFYYYVAILSLGASIGTIVLISADRYVAICYPLHYPTRITLPRMKFCVCLCWSCAAFYVIFFLKDELIQPGRSNSCIGECTVSFDYFVGTFDLFITFLFPVTVIIVLYMRVFVVAVTQARAMYSHNRSVTLQLSVQQQTKKSELKAARTLGVLVVVYLMCFCPYYCCFYFIDSFTTTTYVSFLFLLMYLNSCLNPLIYAMFYPWFRKAVKHIVTLQILKPGSCEANIL; encoded by the exons ATGGAGATTCAGAATGAAGCTGAGTTCTGTTTTCCACAACTCAACAGGTCCTGCAGGAGGCCAACACCTCACTGGTCTGAAGCTGTCCTCCTGAACATCGTGTTGTCCTTCTTCTCTCTGATCACAGCAGTTCTAAACCTTCTCATCATAATCTCAGTCTCCTATTTCAG GAAGCTGCAGAAACCTGCTAACATCCTCATCCTCTCTCTGGCTGTGTCAGATTTCCTTGTTGGTTTTTTAATCATTCCATTTGAAATCTTTAGAAAGACAAAATGCTGGATTCTCGGTAATATCACATGTTTATTTTACTACTATGTTGCCATTTTGTCTCTCGGTGCTTCAATTGGAACCATTGTTCTCATATCAGCTGATCGCTATGTGGCTATTTGTTACCCTCTGCATTATCCCACCAGAATAACCTTACCAAGAATGAAATTCTGTGTTTGTCTTTGTTGGAGCTGTGCTGCTTTCTATGTAATTTTCTTCTTAAAAGATGAGCTGATTCAGCCAGGCAGGAGTAATTCCTGCATTGGAGAATGTACAGTATCATTTGACTATTTTGTAGGAACTTTTGATCTGTTTATAACCTTTTTATTTCCAGTTACAGTCATCATAGTTCTGTATATGAGAGTATTTGTGGTGGCTGTGACTCAGGCTCGTGCCATGTACTCTCACAATAGAAGTGTCACCCTTCAGCTTTCAGTGCAACAACAAACAAAGAAATCAGAGCTAAAAGCAGCCAGAACACTGGGTGTTCTTGTTGTTGTGTATCTGATGTGTTTCTGTCCATATTactgctgcttttattttataGATAGTTTTACAACTACAACATATGTATCATTCTTATTCCTTCTCATGTATCTTAACTCCTGCCTAAACCCTCTGATCTATGCCATGTTTTATCCCTGGTTCAGAAAAGCTGTTAAACATATTGTAACTTTACAGATCCTGAAGCCCGGCTCCTGTGAGGCCAACATACTGTAG